Proteins encoded in a region of the Vicia villosa cultivar HV-30 ecotype Madison, WI linkage group LG5, Vvil1.0, whole genome shotgun sequence genome:
- the LOC131604551 gene encoding two-component response regulator ORR24-like, with the protein MAAVINEMPKRKKEQHHDDVDDDNDSLSTPNNKKRRRVVWSHDLHAKFVDAVKLIDISNSKVVPSKIVSLMNVDGITTAHVASHLQRYRLRNKEATHEADRDRVPSTKILQPTDQSQNITNSSFNKKHVHQSHTQMYSPSGFNMSGDTPSTLIQSQYINNHPPPSTFPTYHYTSSLPTPLGFPTTFHDFHGSSASSTLIQPIQSQPINNTSPIIHPPPSTFPIYHHTSTFPTLVNQSTTSHFHDIRATNSPFVGPSSKTTSISDYEDLRREPQLLPFPHNSLPVLESHKTSQNSQMNSQHAHNVEPIIVGSSASLEDTNNNLWNDDTFIDFSVEETDPQTLEDIRKMGEGIEDDDLLNSWKRFLEME; encoded by the exons ATGGCTGCGGTGATTAACGAAATGCCTAAAAGAAAGAAAGAGCAACatcatgatgatgttgatgatgacaaTGACTCATTGTCGACACCTAATAATAAGAAACGTCGTCGTGTAGTTTGGTCTCATGATCTCCATGCAAAGTTTGTTGATGCTGTTAAACTTATTGACATTTCAAATTCAAAGGTTGTTCCGAGTAAAATAGTTTCTTTAATGAATGTTGATGGAATTACTACCGCTCATGTCGCTAGCCATCTCCAG AGATACAGACTTCGTAACAAAGAGGCTACACATGAAGCTGATAGAGATAGGGTTCCTTCAACAAAGATTCTTCAGCCTACTGATCAATCTCAAAACATCACCAACAGCTCCTTTAACAAAAAGCATGTCCATCAATCTCACACACAAATGTACTCTCCATCTGGTTTCAACATGAGTGGAGATACTCCCTCAACACTAATTCAATCTCAATATATCAACAACCATCCACCGCCATCCACTTTTCCTACATATCATTACACCTCTAGTCTTCCAACTCCACTTGGATTTCCAACAACCTTCCACGACTTCCATGGATCATCTGCTTCTTCAACACTCATTCAACCTATTCAATCTCAACCTATCAACAACACCTCGCCAATCATCCATCCACCACCATCCACATTTCCTATATATCATCACACCTCTACTTTTCCAACTCTTGTTAACCAATCTACAACATCCCACTTCCATGACATTAGGGCTACTAACTCCCCTTTTGTTGGACCTTCTTCAAAAACCACAAGCATTTCAGATTATGAAGATCTGAGAAGGGAACCTCAGCTACTTCCGTTTCCCCACAATTCTTTGCCAGTGTTGGAGTCTCACAAAACAAGTCAAAATAGTCAAATGAATTCACAGCATGCACATAATGTAGAGCCAATTATTGTTGGATCATCTGCTTCTTTGGAAGACACAAACAATAATCTGTGGAATGATGATACTTTTATTGACTTTTCGGTTGAAGAAACTGATCCTCAGACTTTAGAGGACATTAGAAAGATGGGGGAAGGCATAGAAGATGATGATCTCCTTAACTCTTGGAAGCGCTTTCTAGAAATGGAATAA